GAGTGTGCTAGGGCCAAGAAAATTGAAAAAGCTCATGGAAGAATCGAGGAGCGAGAAGTTGCTGTAGCCAGTAACCTAGAATGGTTAGACTGTCGAGAAGAGTGGCAAGACTTAAAGACTCTTATCGAAGTAACTTCAAGACGAGAAGTTAGGGGGAAGGTTAGCGTAGAAAAACGTCACTACATCTCAAGCCTTTCTTTAATTCATCAGGAGGCGATAAAGCTAGTGCGAGGGCACTGGGGAATAGAGAACCATCTTCATTGGATGATGGACGTAGTTTTCAAAGAAGATGCCTGTTGTATAAGCACGGGTAATGCCCCTGAGAATTTTGCGGTTTTTCGGCGAATGGCGCAGTCGATACTTCAGGTAGATGCAAAGGGAACAAAAGGGATAGCAAAGAGACGGCGGCTAGCTGGGTGGAACGATAGCTATCTTATTAAACTACTTGGAATATTAATCAACGACACCTCTGTAAAGTCTTTTTTTATGAAAAGTCCCTGACTTTATGTGCATGAATTCACCAAAAGTCCTAAAAAAATCTCAGCGGCTAAAAGGTGCTGAGAAGGTTGTCTGAAGGGTTTTCTCATAGAGGCCCGAAAAAAAAAATCAGAAAAAGATGAAAAACATTTGCCTAATAAATTAGAGCTGATGTATAGTCTGGTATTCTTTCTTAAGCAGAACATGCGAAAGAAACGAAAAGAAAGTCTTAGAGCTTTCAGTGTTATTTTGACAGCGAAATTGAAGTGACAAAGCTTAAGGTTTGAGCGTGTCGAAATTTATTTCGATATGCCCCTATCAAACTTTAACTCGAACACATGATAAATAGTATTCGAGAATCAATCTAGCTTCGGCTAGGTTAATAAAGATTAAATTTTCAACGAGAATTTGATCCTGGTTCAGATTGAATGCTGACGGCGTGGATGAGGCATGCAAGTCGAACGAAGTAGCTTGCTACTTAGTGGCGAAAGGGTTAGTAATACATGAGTAACGTACCTCTTTCCTGGGGATAACGGTTGGAAACGACCGCTAATACCGAATGAGGAGATCCGGGGTAGCCCGATATCTTCAAAGTAGGGGATCCTTAGGGACCTTACGGAGAGAGAGCGGCTCATGGGATATCAGCTTGTTGGTGTGGTAAAGGCGCACCAAGGCTAAGACGTCTAGGCGGACTGAGAGGTTGACCGCCAACACTGGGACTGAGACACTGCCCAGACTCCTATGGGAGGCTGCAGTCGAGAATCATTCGCAATGGGCGAAAGCCTGAC
The window above is part of the Candidatus Neptunochlamydia sp. REUL1 genome. Proteins encoded here:
- a CDS encoding ISAs1 family transposase, whose protein sequence is MKGSIITIDAAGCQKKIVEDIRRAGGDYVIALKGNQGTLHDEAQNFFDQAREVEYEGAECARAKKIEKAHGRIEEREVAVASNLEWLDCREEWQDLKTLIEVTSRREVRGKVSVEKRHYISSLSLIHQEAIKLVRGHWGIENHLHWMMDVVFKEDACCISTGNAPENFAVFRRMAQSILQVDAKGTKGIAKRRRLAGWNDSYLIKLLGILINDTSVKSFFMKSP